A window of the Acidimicrobiales bacterium genome harbors these coding sequences:
- a CDS encoding RNA polymerase sigma factor, whose translation MRRSRFERLAREHVGAVTAYARALTNDRWLADDAVQETFLRAWKYQDSFRGDGSYQGWLLRICRNAVVDQARRPGSERFDVLDEDRAGVGDHEDVIDLDHLLQSLPVAQREVLTLCGVLGYDYETAADLLDVPVGTVRSRLSRARAGLAACLEASRAAGAA comes from the coding sequence ATGCGACGGTCACGGTTCGAGCGACTCGCGCGAGAGCACGTCGGCGCCGTCACGGCCTACGCCCGAGCACTCACGAACGATCGGTGGCTGGCCGACGACGCCGTCCAGGAGACCTTTCTCCGCGCCTGGAAGTACCAGGACTCCTTCCGAGGTGACGGTTCCTATCAGGGCTGGCTCCTGCGCATCTGCCGCAACGCGGTGGTGGACCAGGCCCGCCGTCCGGGCAGCGAGCGGTTCGACGTGCTCGATGAGGATCGCGCCGGTGTCGGCGATCACGAAGACGTGATCGATCTCGACCACCTCCTCCAGTCGCTACCCGTGGCCCAGCGAGAGGTGCTCACGCTGTGCGGCGTCCTCGGCTACGACTACGAGACGGCGGCCGACCTCCTCGACGTCCCGGTCGGCACCGTCCGCTCACGACTCAGTCGGGCTCGAGCCGGCCTCGCTGCCTGCCTCGAGGCTTCCCGCGCCGCCGGGGCTGCCTGA